One Chitinivibrionia bacterium DNA window includes the following coding sequences:
- a CDS encoding fructose-1,6-bisphosphatase, producing the protein MNYEYLKLLSGAYPSIDSVCTEIINLQAIMSLPKGTEHFISDIHGEYEAFNHILRNSSGIIRSKLERLFDREMTEKQIRELATLIYYPKEKLALVRKKNDTLSEWYELTLNRLIRFCAVVSQKYTRSKVRKALPKEFAYIIDELIYEHGGGKESYYNNIIEEIIALERADEFIIALAETIQAFAVDHLHILGDIFDRGPLAHKIMDKLANHHHKVDIQWGNHDVVWMGAAAGSDICVAEVLRISLRYGNFLTIEQGYGISLRPLAVFAMKTYEKDECEMYFPKDDGNNFSETEKRELAKMHKAISVIRFKLEGELVARRPKWGLEDRLLLSKIDYEKNTILIDGTEYPLKDKEGFCTIDPNNPYELTADERELMVDLVNAFAHSGKLQFHTRFLFSHGSMYLCMNDNLLFPGCIPLNRDGTLRDVDMFGQSLKGKALLDAFDKYARRGFFATDKNSKLFGQDLLWYLWSGANSPIFAKDKMATFERYYIDNKTLQNEEKDPYYDFRDNEEVCDNILREFGLQPEYSHIVNGHIPVKVKKGEKPSKANGKLMVIDGGFSKAYQSVTGIAGYTLIFNSWGMSLISHEPFTTTEEAILHETDIVSTRDIVEYNQKRILIRDTDNGFELGKKIDDLRELLEAYRKGIIVEAKTYDYYSRR; encoded by the coding sequence ATGAATTACGAATATCTGAAGCTTTTATCAGGGGCGTATCCGAGTATTGATTCCGTATGTACGGAAATAATAAATTTGCAGGCAATTATGTCGCTTCCGAAAGGAACAGAGCATTTTATAAGCGATATTCACGGAGAATATGAGGCATTTAATCACATTTTGCGCAATTCGTCGGGGATTATTCGCAGCAAACTGGAGCGGCTTTTCGATAGAGAAATGACCGAAAAACAAATTCGAGAACTCGCTACTCTTATATATTATCCCAAAGAAAAATTGGCGCTCGTGCGTAAAAAAAACGATACTCTCTCGGAATGGTATGAACTTACGCTTAACCGCCTGATTAGATTTTGCGCCGTGGTTTCGCAAAAATACACTCGTTCAAAAGTGCGAAAAGCGCTTCCAAAAGAATTTGCCTACATTATCGACGAGTTAATTTACGAGCACGGCGGCGGAAAAGAAAGTTATTACAACAATATTATAGAAGAAATTATCGCTTTGGAGCGCGCCGACGAATTTATTATCGCGCTTGCCGAAACAATACAGGCGTTTGCGGTTGACCATCTTCACATTTTGGGCGACATTTTCGACAGGGGACCGCTCGCGCACAAAATTATGGACAAGCTCGCCAACCACCACCATAAAGTCGATATTCAATGGGGAAATCACGATGTTGTTTGGATGGGCGCCGCCGCAGGAAGCGACATCTGTGTTGCGGAAGTTTTGCGAATTTCGCTGAGATACGGAAACTTTTTGACCATCGAGCAGGGCTACGGAATTTCACTTCGTCCGCTTGCTGTATTTGCGATGAAAACATACGAAAAAGACGAATGCGAGATGTACTTTCCCAAAGACGACGGCAACAATTTCAGCGAAACGGAGAAAAGAGAACTCGCAAAAATGCACAAAGCAATATCTGTTATTCGCTTTAAATTAGAGGGTGAATTGGTTGCCCGTCGCCCAAAATGGGGCTTGGAAGACCGCCTGCTTTTGTCAAAAATCGACTACGAAAAAAATACCATTCTCATTGACGGAACTGAATATCCGCTTAAAGACAAAGAGGGCTTTTGCACGATAGACCCCAATAATCCATACGAACTAACCGCCGACGAGCGCGAGCTTATGGTTGATTTGGTAAATGCGTTTGCGCACAGCGGAAAATTGCAGTTTCACACGAGATTTTTGTTTTCGCACGGAAGTATGTATTTATGTATGAACGACAATTTGCTTTTTCCCGGCTGTATTCCGCTGAACCGCGACGGAACGCTGAGAGACGTGGATATGTTCGGGCAAAGCCTGAAAGGCAAGGCGCTCCTTGACGCTTTCGACAAATATGCGCGCCGAGGGTTTTTCGCAACCGACAAAAACAGCAAATTGTTTGGGCAGGACTTGCTCTGGTATTTGTGGTCGGGCGCAAATTCTCCGATTTTTGCCAAAGACAAAATGGCGACTTTCGAGCGTTATTACATAGACAATAAAACTCTGCAAAACGAAGAAAAAGACCCATATTACGATTTTCGCGACAACGAGGAAGTTTGCGACAACATTCTGCGCGAATTCGGACTTCAACCAGAATATTCGCACATAGTAAACGGACACATTCCCGTAAAAGTGAAGAAAGGCGAAAAACCAAGCAAGGCAAACGGAAAACTTATGGTTATAGACGGCGGTTTTTCTAAGGCATATCAGTCGGTCACCGGAATTGCAGGCTACACCCTTATATTCAATTCTTGGGGAATGTCCTTGATTTCGCACGAGCCGTTCACAACCACCGAAGAGGCAATCCTGCACGAAACCGACATTGTTTCTACACGCGACATTGTTGAATACAATCAAAAACGCATACTTATCCGCGACACCGACAACGGTTTTGAATTAGGCAAAAAAATCGATGACCTGCGCGAACTCCTCGAAGCATACCGAAAAGGTATAATCGTAGAGGCGAAGACTTATGATTATTATAGTCGGCGGTAG